One genomic segment of SAR324 cluster bacterium includes these proteins:
- a CDS encoding MFS transporter, with translation MTTVAIPSQKYRWVMLFGVWLIYFCFGLTVSALAPLVRPITEDLSMSYAAMGSVLGAWQFIYIGTALPCGALIDHFGLRRSLLMASLLMGASALLRSQAEDYTMLLVAVALFGLGGPLISIGAPKLISLWFEGPQKGLAMGLYVTGPALGSIAALSLTNSVAMPFFENQWRSVLFSYGVIVLLSGVVWWVINLEPGSRQLEQESLQEARPAQWGLFLQLSQIRAVQYVLLISIGIFLYNHGLSNWLHEILMTRGLSSEKAGIWASLPTMIGVLGALLIPHKATPPYRVRILTALFLLAGSASLCFQSSTEWILLLGLVLKGITQGSMMTILLLVLMEIPEVGAKNSGSAGGMFFAAAEIGGVLGPLGLGVLSEWTGNFQRPLGGLTFVCFVLILLLSLLRRSDERSA, from the coding sequence ATGACCACCGTTGCTATTCCTTCACAAAAGTATCGCTGGGTCATGCTCTTTGGAGTTTGGTTGATTTATTTCTGTTTTGGGTTGACAGTTTCGGCGCTTGCTCCACTGGTTCGCCCTATCACAGAAGACCTCTCGATGAGTTATGCCGCAATGGGGAGTGTGCTCGGTGCCTGGCAGTTCATTTATATTGGGACTGCTCTACCTTGTGGCGCGCTGATTGACCACTTTGGTCTGCGGCGTTCACTACTGATGGCCTCACTACTGATGGGAGCCTCTGCGCTGTTACGTTCACAGGCTGAAGACTATACGATGCTGCTGGTCGCAGTAGCCCTGTTTGGGCTGGGGGGCCCGCTGATCTCAATTGGTGCTCCAAAGCTGATCAGCCTCTGGTTTGAGGGTCCACAGAAAGGACTGGCGATGGGTCTGTATGTAACAGGGCCAGCATTGGGTTCCATTGCTGCTCTCTCGCTGACGAACTCCGTTGCCATGCCCTTCTTTGAGAACCAGTGGCGCAGCGTACTGTTCAGTTACGGAGTGATCGTGCTGCTGTCTGGGGTTGTCTGGTGGGTGATTAATCTGGAACCGGGAAGTCGGCAACTGGAGCAAGAAAGCTTACAGGAGGCCCGACCCGCCCAGTGGGGTCTATTTCTGCAGTTAAGTCAAATTCGCGCTGTGCAGTATGTTTTACTGATCAGCATTGGCATTTTTCTTTACAACCACGGTCTGAGTAACTGGTTGCACGAGATCCTGATGACCCGCGGTCTGAGTTCAGAGAAAGCCGGAATCTGGGCTTCACTGCCCACGATGATTGGCGTACTGGGGGCGCTGCTGATTCCCCACAAGGCGACACCTCCCTATCGAGTTCGCATTCTGACCGCTCTGTTTCTACTGGCGGGTTCAGCCTCACTTTGCTTTCAGTCTTCGACAGAGTGGATTCTGCTGCTGGGCCTGGTTCTCAAGGGCATCACGCAGGGTTCAATGATGACAATCCTGTTGCTGGTACTGATGGAAATCCCAGAGGTGGGTGCGAAAAACTCCGGCTCAGCAGGAGGAATGTTCTTTGCCGCAGCAGAAATTGGTGGGGTCCTGGGCCCACTGGGGCTCGGAGTATTGTCGGAGTGGACCGGAAATTTCCAGAGACCGCTGGGAGGATTGACCTTCGTCTGTTTCGTGCTGATCCTCCTGCTTAGCCTGCTTCGGCGTTCCGATGAACGCTCTGCTTGA
- a CDS encoding HAMP domain-containing sensor histidine kinase — protein MPSLLEKLRRQPLNRQLSLSIWILFIGTGMLFGCGLYHYMEDIAEENFQQNLGQDKLLAQIFLQNQLNEFTDETQGIVNTYNFLLEVTAEDPDRNRSVLKAMFAKLKESPGFLWFFDNTCQLRTSYSSTGEFPVLPNLCEEAGTLLKSSENSQQAFLLAHHILQDRKGLPYGQLLIAKKLDLQEWEQPSQVLQVSADLVRPTMEPLTTDTSDGFRIHSLPVPTTRDFYLNLFYDNKRLEAIAINTTAVAMLVFLMMGLILYLGVRLVLEKTITGPTNQLLGDVRAFVENDHQVPLRKQQSQELDQLYQAIHEMTVAIQESRKRQLDQLEERLQMRSKLEIADALGHISHEINRYLGAIRISAEFLRLLPDQDPKPQLLQIEASVDKCAATLREVMQACRSGQLGSFNLKKLLKEQLPLYQSQEQMPLRLDYFTNVEEVYFPRSLISSFLENCIQNAADSIRQAQPASSSIRIEVGEYFQQDRPFLRISVYDNGTGIPVDTMDQLGKQSVTSLKASGNGFGLYSLNNLLERHGAVLHFTNLQEGGAMIRLVFPLDLTPIDPNLRN, from the coding sequence ATGCCCAGCTTGCTTGAAAAACTCCGACGCCAACCGCTGAATCGACAGCTCAGCTTATCGATCTGGATACTCTTCATTGGCACTGGAATGCTGTTTGGATGCGGTCTCTACCACTACATGGAGGACATCGCTGAGGAGAATTTTCAGCAGAACCTTGGGCAGGATAAACTACTTGCCCAGATTTTCCTACAGAACCAACTCAACGAGTTTACTGATGAAACACAGGGCATCGTCAACACCTACAATTTCCTACTGGAAGTCACGGCCGAAGATCCAGACCGCAACCGCTCTGTCTTGAAAGCGATGTTTGCAAAGCTGAAGGAGTCTCCGGGATTTCTTTGGTTTTTCGATAATACTTGTCAACTTCGGACTTCCTACAGCAGTACCGGAGAGTTCCCAGTACTACCCAATCTTTGTGAAGAGGCTGGAACACTGCTAAAGTCCAGCGAAAATTCTCAACAAGCTTTCCTGCTTGCACACCATATCCTGCAGGACCGAAAGGGTCTGCCTTATGGCCAATTACTGATTGCCAAAAAGCTTGATCTGCAAGAGTGGGAGCAGCCATCACAGGTACTCCAAGTCTCTGCTGATCTCGTACGCCCTACTATGGAGCCGTTGACAACAGATACTTCAGATGGTTTCCGAATTCACAGTCTACCTGTACCCACCACCCGCGATTTCTATCTGAATCTCTTTTATGACAACAAGCGACTTGAAGCAATCGCTATCAACACCACTGCGGTTGCCATGCTCGTCTTTCTGATGATGGGGCTCATTCTTTATCTTGGTGTGAGGCTGGTTCTTGAGAAAACCATCACAGGGCCAACCAACCAATTATTGGGGGATGTGCGGGCATTTGTGGAAAACGATCATCAGGTTCCTCTACGTAAGCAGCAATCCCAGGAATTGGATCAACTCTACCAGGCAATTCATGAGATGACGGTAGCCATCCAGGAATCTCGTAAGCGGCAACTTGATCAATTAGAGGAACGACTGCAAATGCGTTCCAAGCTGGAGATTGCAGACGCATTGGGTCACATCAGCCATGAAATCAATCGCTACCTTGGTGCAATCCGCATCTCTGCAGAGTTTTTGCGGCTACTTCCTGACCAGGACCCTAAACCTCAACTACTGCAGATTGAAGCTTCCGTCGACAAGTGTGCAGCAACGCTGAGAGAGGTGATGCAGGCCTGCCGCTCCGGCCAATTGGGATCCTTCAACCTCAAGAAATTATTGAAAGAGCAACTTCCTCTTTACCAGTCCCAGGAGCAGATGCCATTAAGGCTGGACTACTTCACCAACGTGGAAGAAGTCTATTTTCCCCGCAGCTTGATCAGCAGTTTTCTGGAAAACTGCATCCAAAATGCAGCAGATTCCATTCGTCAGGCTCAGCCCGCTTCCTCATCCATCCGTATCGAAGTTGGAGAATACTTCCAACAGGATCGTCCTTTCCTGCGTATCAGTGTCTATGACAATGGGACTGGTATTCCAGTAGACACAATGGACCAGCTCGGTAAGCAGTCCGTCACCTCGCTCAAGGCAAGCGGAAACGGCTTTGGTCTCTATTCCCTGAACAACCTGCTGGAACGGCATGGAGCAGTACTGCACTTCACTAATCTGCAAGAGGGAGGGGCGATGATTCGCCTGGTCTTCCCACTGGATTTAACCCCAATTGATCCAAATCTGCGCAACTAA
- a CDS encoding TldD/PmbA family protein, with the protein MQPEAAIEHVLGLARQSGLAEVDVLVERGESLGLKIRDAKVEKVDQSTSLGLGVRVLLDGRTGLAYTERLEASALRRVLDEALENAELQDQLEVNLPDPAEDVPAAEALQLYNPELEQLSFEELAEVGLEIEATAKQMDQRMVTLPYLGVSRESGEWILGTSKGTHYRQRANSATTYCGALLQEGESRKTGFWFWQMRDWNRAEAAAIGPKAVKEGTSLLGAKSIQNCKMPVILDEYCAPQLLGMFFRAFHADAAQKGTSRLAGRLGEKIAGENVTLYDDPHIPGACGSSHLDSEGVLTQKLSLVDQGVFENFLYHVESASKEQRTSTGHARRSYNSGIGTGSHNLVMEKGSYSLEELCQQPERALLVTSLEGAAGCNSISGDISIGVQGFLLEKGERVKPVDSITIAGNFFDLLGQIQGLGNCYQPYLSKVFAPPMLLDGLAISG; encoded by the coding sequence ATGCAACCGGAAGCGGCTATTGAACATGTTCTGGGCCTTGCTCGGCAAAGTGGATTGGCAGAAGTAGATGTTCTCGTGGAGCGTGGAGAATCACTGGGCTTGAAGATCCGTGATGCAAAGGTGGAGAAGGTTGATCAATCGACAAGCTTGGGCTTGGGTGTGCGAGTCTTGCTCGATGGGCGGACAGGGCTAGCCTACACCGAACGTTTAGAAGCATCAGCGCTACGCCGTGTGCTGGATGAAGCACTGGAAAATGCAGAATTACAGGATCAGTTAGAAGTGAACTTGCCGGATCCTGCAGAGGATGTTCCTGCAGCAGAGGCCCTGCAGCTTTACAACCCAGAGTTGGAGCAACTGAGCTTTGAAGAGTTGGCTGAGGTAGGTTTGGAGATCGAAGCTACCGCCAAGCAAATGGACCAACGGATGGTTACACTTCCCTATCTGGGAGTGTCTCGGGAATCAGGTGAATGGATTCTTGGAACCTCCAAGGGGACGCACTATCGACAACGAGCCAACAGCGCAACAACCTACTGTGGGGCCTTGCTACAGGAGGGAGAGTCTCGCAAAACAGGTTTCTGGTTTTGGCAGATGCGAGACTGGAACCGTGCAGAGGCAGCGGCCATTGGCCCAAAAGCGGTGAAGGAGGGAACTTCTCTGTTGGGAGCCAAGAGCATTCAGAACTGCAAGATGCCAGTGATTCTGGATGAGTACTGTGCTCCTCAATTGCTGGGTATGTTCTTTCGAGCCTTTCACGCAGATGCTGCACAGAAGGGTACTTCTCGATTGGCAGGACGCCTTGGAGAGAAAATCGCTGGAGAGAACGTCACCTTGTATGATGATCCACATATTCCTGGAGCGTGTGGTTCCTCTCACCTCGATTCGGAGGGAGTGTTGACTCAGAAGCTCTCACTCGTGGACCAGGGAGTTTTTGAAAACTTTCTCTACCATGTGGAGTCGGCAAGTAAGGAGCAGCGAACATCCACTGGTCACGCGCGGCGTAGCTACAATAGCGGTATCGGGACGGGTTCACACAATTTGGTGATGGAGAAGGGAAGCTACTCTCTAGAGGAACTCTGCCAACAGCCTGAGCGAGCTCTGTTGGTGACCAGCTTGGAAGGAGCAGCAGGCTGCAACTCTATCAGTGGCGATATTTCTATTGGTGTGCAGGGCTTCCTGCTGGAAAAGGGCGAGAGAGTAAAACCCGTGGACAGTATCACGATTGCCGGAAATTTCTTTGATCTACTCGGCCAAATTCAAGGTTTGGGCAACTGCTACCAGCCTTACCTCAGCAAGGTCTTCGCACCACCAATGCTACTGGACGGACTCGCCATCTCTGGCTGA